A single Calidifontibacter indicus DNA region contains:
- a CDS encoding NAD(P)-dependent oxidoreductase, giving the protein MKILVLGGTGMVGSDIAKEAARRGHDVTIASRSGSTVGDLPSATIDLQDTDALVSAATAYDALVLAVPSDRTGGDTAPTIEAHRRLIAAAPQTRLFVVGGAGALSVGDVLLKDTPEFPAAYKPESDAFAAVLDLYRAAEGLDWTMLAPSPMIAPGPAGEPVLGTDSPVGDSVTTGTFAVAALDELEQPAHRGTRFTVADTA; this is encoded by the coding sequence ATGAAGATCCTCGTTCTCGGCGGCACCGGCATGGTCGGATCGGACATCGCCAAGGAGGCCGCGCGCCGCGGCCACGACGTCACGATCGCCTCGCGCTCGGGCAGCACCGTCGGCGACCTCCCGTCCGCAACGATCGACCTCCAGGACACCGACGCCCTGGTCAGCGCCGCTACCGCCTACGACGCACTCGTCCTTGCCGTGCCGTCCGACCGCACCGGCGGTGACACGGCCCCGACGATCGAGGCGCACCGCCGCCTGATCGCTGCCGCACCGCAGACCCGCCTGTTCGTCGTCGGTGGTGCCGGCGCCCTGTCCGTCGGTGACGTCCTGCTCAAGGACACGCCTGAGTTCCCCGCCGCCTACAAGCCCGAGTCCGACGCCTTCGCAGCGGTGCTCGACCTCTACCGCGCCGCCGAGGGGCTCGACTGGACGATGCTCGCGCCGTCGCCGATGATCGCGCCCGGCCCGGCCGGCGAGCCCGTGCTCGGCACCGACAGCCCGGTCGGCGACTCGGTCACCACCGGCACCTTCGCGGTCGCCGCGCTCGACGAGCTGGAGCAGCCGGCCCACCGCGGCACCCGCTTCACCGTCGCCGACACGGCCTGA
- a CDS encoding PIG-L deacetylase family protein — translation MSHTLVAFHAHPDDEALLTSGTMAKAAAAGHRVVLVTATDGGLGLAAGEFRDDGGLGARRLGELRRSADALGVARVVHLGYADSGMDGDPPTNSLVAASVEDAADRLAAVLDEEHAEVLTSYDPQGGYGHRDHVRVHHVAARAAELAGTRRVLQATVPRDLLVNALKATSKVYKFPDAFDMEVYERAFSARAQITHRIDVHRHIAAKRASMAAHASQATADDGDRTLAAFLRIPRPLYDLVFGREWFVDPQHDGPVARDIFAGLP, via the coding sequence ATGTCGCACACACTGGTCGCGTTCCATGCGCACCCCGACGACGAAGCCCTGCTCACCAGCGGAACGATGGCCAAGGCCGCGGCGGCGGGGCATCGTGTGGTGCTCGTGACGGCGACCGACGGGGGTTTGGGTTTGGCAGCGGGTGAGTTCCGGGACGACGGCGGGCTGGGTGCGCGTCGCCTCGGTGAGTTGCGTCGCAGCGCGGACGCGCTGGGCGTCGCCCGCGTGGTGCACCTCGGCTATGCCGACTCCGGCATGGACGGTGACCCTCCCACGAACTCGCTGGTGGCCGCGTCGGTCGAGGATGCCGCCGACAGGCTCGCTGCGGTGCTCGACGAGGAACACGCCGAGGTGCTCACCAGCTACGACCCACAAGGGGGCTACGGCCACCGCGACCACGTGCGGGTGCACCACGTCGCGGCCCGCGCCGCCGAACTCGCCGGCACCCGACGGGTACTGCAGGCGACGGTGCCGCGCGACCTGCTCGTCAATGCCCTAAAAGCCACCTCGAAGGTGTACAAGTTCCCCGACGCGTTCGACATGGAGGTCTACGAGCGCGCGTTCAGCGCCCGCGCACAGATCACCCACCGCATCGACGTCCATCGCCACATCGCGGCCAAGCGGGCGTCGATGGCGGCACACGCTTCGCAGGCGACGGCCGACGACGGCGACCGCACGCTGGCCGCGTTCCTGCGCATCCCGCGTCCGCTCTACGACCTCGTCTTCGGTCGCGAGTGGTTCGTCGACCCGCAGCACGACGGCCCGGTCGCGCGTGACATCTTCGCGGGACTGCCATGA
- a CDS encoding glycosyltransferase family 4 protein, translated as MKVALLSDCYLPRLGGIEVQVHDLARNLRRAGHEVVAFTATREPGQQRNEVEIIDGIPVHRLAIPMPHGLPINPLAPPTLRRLLRAGEFDVAHVHMGVVAPFSMDCARVALGLDLPTAVTWHSLHARMEGPIRLAGYVARWAKSGAALSAVSGVAAQSVMSLAGLQHKVAILPNGIDTEQWAPLARAPKADGEPVRIVSAMRLMGRKRPLELLDIVHEARRQVPDIDLRLEVLGEGPLRPKVEHRARELGAQEWFSAPGRMTRTQVQERYRLSDIYIAPAELEAFGIAALEARTTGLPVVAPRKSGVSEFIEHRVNGLLAGDDAGMADALARLASDRELREGMIRHNTEVLPKESWDSVVLMVEAEYARAIDQMRES; from the coding sequence GTGAAGGTGGCCCTTTTGTCGGACTGCTACCTGCCCAGGCTGGGCGGTATCGAGGTCCAGGTGCACGACCTGGCCCGCAACCTACGCAGGGCAGGTCACGAGGTCGTCGCCTTCACCGCCACCCGCGAACCGGGTCAGCAGCGCAACGAGGTCGAGATCATCGACGGCATCCCGGTGCACCGTCTCGCGATCCCGATGCCGCACGGCCTACCGATCAACCCCCTCGCCCCGCCCACGCTGCGCCGCTTGCTGCGGGCCGGTGAGTTCGACGTCGCGCACGTGCACATGGGTGTGGTGGCGCCGTTCTCGATGGACTGTGCCCGGGTCGCGCTCGGTCTCGATCTGCCGACCGCCGTCACCTGGCACTCGCTGCACGCCCGGATGGAGGGCCCGATCCGCCTCGCCGGCTATGTGGCGCGCTGGGCGAAGTCGGGCGCGGCGTTGTCGGCGGTGTCAGGTGTCGCGGCGCAATCGGTGATGTCGCTCGCCGGTCTGCAGCACAAGGTGGCGATCCTGCCGAACGGCATCGACACCGAGCAGTGGGCGCCGCTCGCGCGCGCACCCAAGGCGGACGGCGAACCGGTGCGGATCGTCTCGGCCATGCGGTTGATGGGGCGCAAACGGCCGCTGGAACTGCTCGACATCGTGCACGAGGCGCGCCGCCAGGTGCCTGACATCGACCTGCGGCTGGAGGTGCTGGGAGAGGGGCCGCTGCGACCGAAGGTCGAGCATCGCGCCCGTGAACTGGGCGCGCAGGAGTGGTTCAGCGCTCCGGGGCGGATGACCCGCACCCAGGTGCAGGAGCGTTACCGGCTGAGCGACATCTACATCGCGCCGGCCGAGCTGGAGGCGTTCGGCATCGCGGCGCTGGAGGCGCGGACGACCGGGTTGCCGGTGGTGGCGCCGCGTAAGAGCGGTGTGTCGGAGTTCATCGAGCACCGCGTCAACGGACTGCTCGCCGGCGACGACGCCGGCATGGCCGATGCGCTCGCCCGATTGGCGTCCGATCGCGAACTGCGCGAGGGGATGATCCGACACAACACCGAGGTGCTGCCCAAGGAGTCGTGGGACAGCGTCGTGCTGATGGTCGAGGCGGAGTACGCCCGCGCCATCGACCAGATGCGCGAGAGCTGA
- a CDS encoding serine hydrolase domain-containing protein, with amino-acid sequence MDVSQRLHAALLQQQREHRAPSVSCALLRDGDVAWSDAVGHLDGRPGSALATTDTPYRIGSLTKTFVAVAVLQLVAEGLIDLDDPVTDHLPELGDSMRRVPVAALLNHSSGLHAETEGPWWERSDGVTWEEVLPSIRRAHRIGARFHYSNVGYAVAGEVVARQRNCSWFETVQQRILAPLGMTRTSYDRPDDAAPGWAVHPHTDLLHAEPTHDSRAMAPAGQLWSTVLDLAVWARFLARGDARVLPDDLRLDMQVPGAIDDTAGGRWVRAYGLGLDIFNIDRRRFIGHGGSMPGYLAALRIDPTNGDGFVVQANTTGNFDLDLGYDLLEMLDESLPRDVQPWTATGSATELDVTGTWFWGPREHVATVHEGVLDLRPTRSGRGSRFVTHPDGGWVGLDEYYAGERLHLHEVEGTQYLDLGSFRFSRTPYHPESDIPGGTDPAGWH; translated from the coding sequence ATGGACGTCTCGCAACGACTTCACGCCGCGCTCCTGCAGCAGCAACGCGAACACCGGGCGCCGTCGGTCTCGTGCGCACTGCTGCGCGACGGCGACGTCGCGTGGTCTGACGCCGTCGGGCACCTCGACGGCCGCCCGGGCTCGGCACTCGCCACGACCGACACGCCGTACCGGATCGGATCGCTGACCAAGACCTTCGTCGCCGTCGCCGTGCTGCAACTCGTCGCCGAAGGACTCATCGACCTCGACGACCCGGTGACCGACCACCTGCCCGAGCTCGGCGACTCCATGCGCCGCGTGCCGGTGGCCGCGCTGCTCAACCACTCCAGCGGCCTGCACGCCGAGACCGAAGGGCCGTGGTGGGAACGCAGCGACGGCGTCACCTGGGAGGAAGTGCTGCCCAGCATCCGGCGGGCGCACCGCATCGGCGCGCGCTTCCACTACTCCAACGTGGGCTACGCAGTTGCCGGGGAAGTCGTTGCCCGCCAACGAAATTGTTCGTGGTTCGAGACGGTGCAGCAACGCATTCTCGCACCGCTCGGCATGACTCGCACCAGCTACGACCGGCCCGACGACGCCGCTCCCGGCTGGGCCGTGCACCCGCACACCGACCTCCTGCACGCCGAACCCACCCACGACTCACGGGCGATGGCACCCGCCGGACAGCTCTGGTCGACGGTGCTCGACCTGGCCGTCTGGGCGCGCTTCCTGGCCCGCGGCGACGCCCGCGTGCTGCCCGACGACCTGCGCCTCGACATGCAGGTGCCCGGCGCCATCGACGACACCGCCGGCGGACGGTGGGTGCGCGCCTACGGGCTCGGGCTCGACATCTTCAACATCGACCGGCGCCGATTCATCGGTCATGGCGGCTCGATGCCCGGTTACCTCGCCGCGCTCCGCATCGACCCGACGAACGGCGACGGTTTCGTCGTGCAGGCGAACACCACCGGCAACTTCGACCTCGACCTCGGCTACGACCTGTTGGAGATGCTCGACGAGTCGCTCCCCCGCGACGTACAGCCTTGGACGGCAACGGGTTCGGCCACCGAACTCGACGTCACCGGCACGTGGTTCTGGGGCCCGCGGGAGCATGTCGCGACCGTGCACGAGGGCGTGCTCGACCTGCGTCCGACGAGGTCGGGGCGCGGGTCGCGCTTCGTCACCCATCCGGACGGTGGCTGGGTCGGCCTCGACGAGTACTACGCCGGCGAGCGACTGCACCTGCACGAGGTCGAGGGCACGCAGTACCTCGATCTCGGCAGCTTCCGCTTCAGTCGCACGCCGTACCATCCGGAGTCGGACATTCCCGGCGGCACCGACCCCGCCGGTTGGCACTGA
- a CDS encoding lysylphosphatidylglycerol synthase transmembrane domain-containing protein yields MTEPTGDASVDIELAEDTQDLQPEMPKLTWKSVLNVVLGMALAAALIIWGLPWLAKTTWTDIGHHLRSVGVLSSLGFAGLMLLGLWIYTFTLTAAWPGISHTKAAIVNVTGSAVANTMPGGGATALAASWMILRSWGFKRRAISTGLIVSGIWNVLARIALPLIGIAMVSRNSQALPSAVSTGAWWGAVLGLILLIAFVVALTSPVRTATLGAWLDLRVSPLLGRLCKGRRPRLEHLLIDQQSRMSALTRRGWFPLTIGVIGQLLVWFVLFWQIMRAVGVDLPVSDLFAAYAIGSLLRAVGITPGGLGVAEAGIILVLSSWGADQPAAAAGALLFAIFTHVAEIPLGAIGWFAWWVGPKVPHAASD; encoded by the coding sequence ATGACCGAACCCACTGGCGACGCATCCGTCGACATCGAACTCGCGGAGGACACCCAGGACCTCCAGCCCGAGATGCCCAAGCTCACCTGGAAGAGCGTGCTCAACGTGGTGCTCGGCATGGCGCTGGCCGCCGCCCTGATCATCTGGGGTCTGCCGTGGCTGGCGAAGACCACTTGGACAGACATCGGCCACCACCTGCGGTCGGTCGGTGTTCTCTCGTCGCTCGGCTTCGCCGGCCTGATGCTGCTGGGCCTGTGGATCTACACGTTCACCCTCACCGCAGCCTGGCCCGGCATCAGCCACACTAAGGCCGCGATCGTCAACGTCACCGGATCGGCCGTGGCCAACACGATGCCCGGGGGCGGCGCCACCGCGCTCGCCGCGAGTTGGATGATCCTGCGTTCGTGGGGGTTCAAGCGGCGCGCCATCTCCACCGGCCTGATCGTCAGCGGCATCTGGAACGTCCTCGCCCGAATCGCCTTGCCGCTCATCGGCATCGCAATGGTCTCGCGAAACTCACAGGCGCTGCCGTCGGCCGTCAGCACCGGCGCGTGGTGGGGCGCCGTGCTCGGCCTCATCCTGCTCATCGCCTTCGTCGTCGCGCTCACCAGCCCCGTGCGCACCGCCACACTCGGCGCATGGCTCGACCTGCGGGTCAGCCCCTTGCTCGGCCGCCTGTGCAAGGGACGCCGTCCGCGCCTGGAGCACCTGCTCATCGACCAGCAATCGCGGATGTCGGCGCTCACCCGGCGCGGCTGGTTCCCGCTGACGATCGGTGTCATCGGGCAGCTCTTGGTGTGGTTCGTGTTGTTCTGGCAGATCATGCGGGCCGTCGGCGTCGACCTGCCGGTGAGCGACCTGTTCGCCGCATACGCCATCGGCAGCCTGTTGCGCGCCGTCGGCATCACCCCGGGCGGCCTCGGCGTCGCCGAAGCCGGAATCATCCTGGTGCTGTCCAGTTGGGGCGCCGATCAACCGGCGGCCGCCGCCGGAGCGTTGTTGTTCGCGATCTTCACCCACGTGGCCGAGATCCCGCTCGGCGCGATCGGCTGGTTCGCCTGGTGGGTCGGGCCGAAGGTGCCGCACGCCGCGTCCGACTGA
- a CDS encoding phosphatase PAP2 family protein translates to MTTRPIHVTPQREHNARRVPLSSALWAGGAITFALGVGVMLVRIFLHTWTGADWDTRLMGILGGPPEAFGRIMRFVQTVSPMTVAVTLLVSMGVALARRRYAIAAATGVLVVGATLTTQVLKYQVLDRVGTMQNALPSGHSTAALLWALGAVLVAPRAWRPAVTLVGMVVACTIGVGTIAGRWHRPSDVVAAACVCLGWAAGAVLLAALQQRGPRPTRSRGGLYLGLAVLGTALSCAVFFALGFTLAGQGIERIGAFVVLATVAGACAGTVAWTAWYAERELR, encoded by the coding sequence ATGACGACCCGACCCATCCACGTCACGCCGCAGCGGGAGCACAACGCGCGGCGTGTGCCGTTGTCGTCCGCGCTGTGGGCCGGTGGCGCGATCACCTTCGCTCTCGGTGTCGGCGTGATGTTGGTGCGGATCTTCCTGCACACCTGGACCGGCGCCGACTGGGACACCCGGCTGATGGGGATCCTCGGCGGCCCGCCGGAGGCATTTGGCCGGATCATGCGGTTCGTGCAGACGGTGTCACCGATGACGGTGGCCGTGACGCTGCTGGTGAGCATGGGGGTCGCGCTGGCCAGGCGGAGGTACGCGATCGCGGCGGCGACCGGCGTGCTGGTGGTGGGCGCGACGCTCACGACGCAGGTGCTGAAGTATCAGGTGCTCGACCGGGTGGGCACGATGCAGAACGCCCTCCCGAGCGGCCACAGCACGGCAGCGTTGCTGTGGGCGTTGGGTGCTGTGCTGGTGGCGCCGCGCGCGTGGCGTCCGGCCGTCACCCTGGTGGGCATGGTCGTCGCGTGCACGATCGGCGTCGGCACCATCGCCGGACGCTGGCACCGCCCGTCCGACGTGGTGGCGGCGGCCTGCGTGTGTCTCGGCTGGGCCGCGGGTGCGGTGTTGTTGGCCGCGCTGCAACAACGCGGCCCCCGCCCGACGCGCAGCCGCGGGGGTCTCTACCTTGGCCTTGCGGTGCTTGGCACGGCGCTGTCGTGCGCCGTCTTCTTCGCGCTGGGTTTCACCCTTGCCGGGCAGGGGATCGAACGGATCGGCGCGTTCGTGGTGCTCGCGACGGTGGCGGGTGCCTGCGCCGGCACCGTGGCCTGGACGGCGTGGTACGCCGAACGCGAATTGCGCTGA
- a CDS encoding GNAT family N-acetyltransferase: protein MITLVEPSEQLRDSWRESRDEFRDSHIHGYSIFGFTEEELATDDGFDRWLAQQRRNLTDPPEGYVPSALYWIVDDEEPARVLGSLNLRFALNDFLREQGGHIGYGVRASARRRGVATAALMASLDKARERGMDRVLVTCETTNLASARTIERCGGVLEDVRGDKRRYWITL from the coding sequence ATGATCACCCTCGTCGAACCGTCCGAACAACTGCGCGACTCCTGGCGGGAGTCGCGAGATGAGTTCCGCGACAGCCACATTCACGGCTACTCGATCTTCGGGTTCACCGAGGAGGAGCTCGCGACAGATGACGGCTTCGACCGCTGGCTCGCCCAGCAACGCCGCAACCTCACCGACCCGCCGGAGGGCTACGTGCCGTCGGCGCTGTACTGGATCGTCGACGACGAGGAGCCGGCGCGGGTGCTCGGCTCGCTCAACCTGCGGTTCGCGCTCAACGACTTCCTGCGTGAGCAGGGCGGTCACATCGGCTACGGCGTGCGCGCCTCGGCCCGCCGGCGCGGGGTGGCGACGGCGGCGCTGATGGCGTCGCTCGACAAGGCCCGCGAGCGCGGCATGGATCGGGTGCTCGTCACCTGCGAGACGACCAATCTGGCGTCCGCTCGCACCATCGAGCGCTGCGGCGGCGTGCTGGAGGACGTGCGCGGCGACAAACGCCGTTACTGGATCACCCTCTGA
- a CDS encoding methylated-DNA--[protein]-cysteine S-methyltransferase, with translation MRRSDVPQAVDEVPETHQRRRHGELTIVADDDAIVGAYFPGHWVKPAQDDFGPQVEPTSDDVLGLATTQFAQYFRRERTTFDLPLRTHGDPLSERVWDLLMAIPYGAKTTYGAIARELGNPNMAQAVGRSVGHNPISIVIPCHRVVGSDGSLTGYAGGLDRKRFLLDPKEPAEAKAARLF, from the coding sequence ATACGGCGATCGGATGTTCCGCAAGCTGTCGACGAAGTTCCCGAAACACATCAACGACGACGTCACGGCGAACTCACCATCGTCGCCGACGACGACGCGATCGTCGGGGCCTACTTCCCCGGACACTGGGTCAAACCGGCGCAGGACGACTTCGGACCGCAGGTCGAGCCGACCTCGGATGATGTGCTCGGGCTCGCCACGACGCAATTCGCGCAGTACTTCCGCCGCGAGCGCACCACCTTCGACCTGCCGCTGCGCACCCACGGCGATCCGCTGTCGGAGCGGGTCTGGGATCTGCTGATGGCGATCCCGTACGGTGCGAAGACCACCTACGGCGCGATCGCGCGCGAACTCGGCAACCCGAACATGGCGCAGGCCGTGGGGCGCAGCGTCGGACACAACCCGATCAGCATCGTCATCCCCTGCCACCGCGTCGTCGGGTCGGACGGTTCGCTCACCGGTTACGCCGGGGGGCTCGACCGCAAACGGTTCCTGCTCGACCCCAAGGAACCGGCAGAGGCCAAGGCGGCCCGGCTGTTCTGA